A DNA window from Myxococcus xanthus contains the following coding sequences:
- a CDS encoding phosphoribosylaminoimidazolesuccinocarboxamide synthase — protein sequence MNTSALHAQLPLTLQQTDLPALGQHYRGKVRETYRQDDQLILVTTDRLSAFDHILTTIPFKGEVLNRLSAFWFERTKHIVPNHVLDVPDANVTVARACQPFAVEVVVRGYLTGSLWRDYQKGTHTAYGLPFPDGLRKDEAFPAPLITPSTKAEYGLHDEPISEKELLARGLATPGDWARISEAALGLFAEGQKWARSRGLILVDTKYEFGKVGDTLYVIDEMHTPDSSRYWMADEYEARFAKGEDQRMLDKENIRQWLIRERNFSGQGTPPPIPDDVRVDLAAKYVAAYEHITGTTLTLEPGDVKTRIERNLREKGYLK from the coding sequence GTGAATACCTCCGCACTTCACGCGCAGCTTCCCCTCACCCTCCAGCAGACGGACCTGCCCGCGCTCGGCCAGCACTACCGCGGCAAGGTTCGCGAGACGTACCGACAGGATGACCAGCTCATCCTGGTGACGACGGACCGGCTGTCCGCGTTCGACCACATCCTCACCACCATCCCCTTCAAGGGCGAGGTGCTCAACCGGCTGTCCGCATTCTGGTTCGAGCGCACGAAGCACATCGTCCCCAATCACGTGCTGGACGTGCCCGACGCCAACGTCACCGTGGCGCGTGCCTGTCAGCCCTTCGCCGTGGAAGTAGTGGTGCGCGGCTACCTCACCGGCAGCCTGTGGCGCGACTACCAGAAGGGCACGCACACCGCCTACGGACTGCCCTTCCCGGACGGCCTGCGCAAGGACGAGGCCTTCCCCGCCCCCCTCATCACCCCGTCCACCAAGGCGGAGTACGGCCTGCACGACGAGCCCATCTCGGAGAAGGAGCTTCTGGCGCGGGGCCTGGCCACGCCTGGTGACTGGGCGCGCATCTCCGAGGCCGCGCTGGGCCTCTTCGCGGAGGGCCAGAAGTGGGCGCGCTCACGCGGCCTCATCCTCGTGGATACCAAGTACGAGTTCGGCAAGGTGGGCGACACGCTCTACGTCATCGACGAGATGCACACCCCGGACTCCAGCCGCTACTGGATGGCCGACGAGTACGAGGCGCGCTTCGCGAAGGGCGAGGACCAGCGCATGCTGGACAAGGAGAACATCCGCCAGTGGCTCATCCGCGAGCGGAACTTCTCTGGCCAGGGCACGCCGCCGCCCATCCCTGACGACGTGCGCGTGGACCTGGCCGCGAAGTACGTGGCGGCCTACGAGCACATCACCGGCACCACGCTGACGCTGGAGCCGGGCGACGTGAAGACCCGCATCGAGCGCAACCTGCGTGAGAAGGGCTACCTGAAGTAG
- the dut gene encoding dUTP diphosphatase: MSSPLTVKVRRVRTHAEPLPLPRYETAQAAGLDLRADIDGERVLGPLDRLAVPTGLALALPAGYEGQVRPRSGLALRHGVTLLNSPGTVDADYRGEVQVILINLSHEPFTLRRGDRVAQLVVAAVPPVSLLEVEFLEETSRGGNGFGSTGR, encoded by the coding sequence ATGTCTTCCCCCCTCACGGTGAAGGTGCGCCGCGTGCGCACCCATGCGGAGCCTCTGCCACTTCCCCGCTACGAAACGGCACAGGCCGCGGGCCTGGACCTGCGCGCGGACATCGACGGGGAACGGGTGCTGGGGCCCCTGGACCGGCTGGCGGTGCCCACCGGGCTCGCGCTCGCGCTACCCGCTGGGTACGAAGGGCAGGTGCGCCCGCGCTCGGGCCTGGCGCTCCGGCATGGCGTCACGCTCCTCAACTCGCCGGGGACGGTGGACGCGGACTACCGGGGGGAGGTGCAGGTCATCCTCATCAACCTCTCCCATGAGCCCTTCACCCTGCGCCGGGGCGACCGCGTGGCCCAACTGGTGGTGGCCGCCGTGCCGCCGGTCTCCCTCCTGGAGGTGGAGTTTCTGGAGGAAACCTCCCGGGGTGGAAATGGCTTCGGGTCCACGGGGCGCTAG
- the purB gene encoding adenylosuccinate lyase: MIPRYSRQEMSSLWSDEARYSRWRDVELAALEGMVEAGLAPREALQDCLARAGDFTPGDAAKIEEIERTTKHDVIAFLTFMEERVGPSARWLHLGMTSSDVLDTSLALTLRDALDLILKDVDRVMAAVEKRAFEHKHTLQMGRSHGIHAEPITFGHKLAIWYDELRRARTRLEHARDVIAVGKISGAVGTFAHLPPAVEEHVCRKLGLKPAPASSQVVQRDRHAEFFTALALLGSSIEKFAVEIRHLQRTEVREAEEPFTAGQKGSSAMPHKRNPILSENLTGLARLLRGYAVSAMEDVALWHERDISHSSVERVIGPDATILADFMLIRFARLMEDLRVYPEQMKKNLDLLGGVVNSQRLLLELARKGMDRQAAYVIVQRNAMKLYEEGLDFRQALLADEDLRKMMTPEEISDCFSSGYHTRHMDDVFQRVFGRSA; encoded by the coding sequence GTGATTCCGCGATACAGCCGTCAGGAGATGTCCTCCCTCTGGTCCGACGAGGCCCGTTACAGCCGTTGGCGCGACGTGGAACTCGCCGCCCTGGAGGGCATGGTGGAGGCCGGGCTGGCGCCCCGCGAGGCGCTGCAGGACTGCCTGGCTCGCGCCGGAGACTTCACGCCCGGGGACGCGGCGAAAATCGAGGAGATTGAGCGCACCACCAAGCACGACGTCATCGCTTTCCTCACCTTCATGGAAGAGCGGGTGGGGCCCAGCGCGCGCTGGCTGCACCTGGGCATGACGTCGTCGGACGTACTGGACACGTCGCTGGCGCTCACGCTGCGTGACGCGCTGGACCTCATCCTGAAGGATGTGGACCGTGTCATGGCCGCGGTGGAGAAGCGCGCCTTCGAGCACAAGCACACGCTGCAGATGGGCCGCAGCCACGGCATCCACGCGGAGCCCATCACCTTCGGCCACAAGCTGGCCATCTGGTACGACGAGCTGCGCCGTGCCCGGACGCGCCTGGAGCACGCGCGGGACGTCATCGCCGTGGGGAAGATTTCCGGCGCGGTGGGCACCTTCGCGCACCTGCCGCCCGCGGTGGAGGAGCACGTCTGCCGCAAGCTGGGCCTCAAGCCCGCGCCGGCCTCCAGCCAGGTGGTGCAGCGAGACAGGCACGCGGAGTTCTTCACCGCGCTGGCGCTGCTGGGCTCGAGCATCGAGAAGTTCGCCGTGGAGATTCGCCACCTCCAGCGTACCGAGGTGCGTGAGGCGGAGGAGCCCTTCACCGCGGGACAGAAGGGCTCCAGCGCCATGCCGCACAAGCGCAACCCGATTCTGTCGGAGAACCTCACCGGCCTGGCGCGCCTGCTGCGCGGCTACGCGGTGAGCGCCATGGAGGACGTGGCGCTGTGGCATGAGCGGGACATCTCCCACTCCTCGGTGGAGCGTGTCATCGGCCCGGACGCCACCATCCTCGCGGACTTCATGCTCATCCGCTTCGCGCGGCTGATGGAGGACCTGCGCGTCTACCCGGAGCAGATGAAGAAGAACCTGGACCTGCTGGGCGGCGTGGTGAACTCGCAGCGCCTCCTGTTGGAACTGGCGCGCAAGGGCATGGACCGGCAGGCCGCGTACGTCATCGTCCAGCGCAACGCGATGAAGCTGTACGAGGAAGGACTCGACTTCCGGCAGGCCCTGCTCGCGGACGAGGACCTGCGGAAGATGATGACGCCCGAGGAGATTTCCGACTGCTTCTCCTCGGGCTACCACACGCGCCACATGGACGACGTCTTCCAGCGCGTGTTCGGCCGGAGCGCGTAG
- a CDS encoding S1C family serine protease, which translates to MGRARGKSVILFAALVCALVLPAQATGRERNRLWVESQNRALQKQRSTLSDVARRAMPAVVSITTQQAADVQAVAAGEEAQKGIGSGFIIHPDGYILTSAHVVEGAAEVIVSVLHPRGYVEEFEAIVVGEDARTDCALLKIAAPRKLPVLKLASASHVRSADWIVVIGNPFGLTHSVTVGVVSYMGRTDVTPNGRDGDFDYMQMDASINPGNSGGPVLDLHGDVVAVANAVNVAGQGIGFAIPIDIAKTVIPHLKSHGRVRRGWLGMSVQDFSPEVAEAFNLRRGRGVVVTDIVEGGPAERAGLQVGDVIVRVDQRSVRRAHALRWQVAARGVGRDVKFQVHRLGRPMKLTLKLDEMPSEETPLPTVASTAPGRHAGAPQPVLDDLLSPVPRSKGRRATPPSGEAAPGTGGSGQDAPAP; encoded by the coding sequence ATGGGCAGGGCGCGAGGCAAGAGTGTCATCCTGTTCGCCGCGCTGGTGTGCGCGCTGGTGCTGCCAGCGCAAGCCACCGGCCGCGAGCGAAATCGGTTGTGGGTGGAGTCACAGAACCGCGCCCTCCAGAAGCAACGCTCCACGCTGAGCGACGTCGCCCGGCGCGCCATGCCCGCCGTGGTGTCCATCACCACACAGCAGGCTGCCGACGTGCAGGCCGTCGCCGCTGGAGAAGAAGCGCAGAAGGGCATCGGCTCCGGCTTCATCATCCATCCGGACGGCTACATCCTCACCAGCGCGCACGTGGTGGAGGGCGCGGCGGAGGTCATCGTCTCCGTCCTGCACCCGCGCGGCTACGTGGAGGAGTTCGAGGCCATCGTGGTGGGCGAGGACGCCCGCACCGACTGCGCGCTGCTGAAAATCGCCGCGCCCCGCAAGCTGCCCGTGCTGAAACTGGCCTCCGCGTCGCACGTGCGCTCGGCGGATTGGATTGTCGTCATCGGCAACCCGTTCGGGCTGACCCACTCGGTGACGGTGGGCGTGGTCAGCTACATGGGCCGCACGGACGTGACGCCCAACGGGCGCGACGGCGACTTCGACTACATGCAGATGGACGCCTCCATCAACCCGGGCAACTCCGGTGGGCCGGTGTTGGACCTGCACGGTGACGTGGTGGCGGTGGCCAACGCGGTCAACGTTGCGGGCCAGGGCATCGGCTTCGCCATCCCCATCGACATCGCGAAGACGGTGATTCCGCACCTCAAGTCCCACGGCCGCGTGCGCCGCGGATGGCTGGGCATGAGCGTGCAGGACTTCTCTCCGGAGGTGGCCGAGGCCTTCAACCTGCGGCGCGGCCGCGGGGTGGTGGTGACGGACATCGTCGAAGGCGGCCCGGCCGAGCGCGCGGGCCTGCAGGTGGGCGACGTCATCGTCAGGGTGGACCAGCGGAGCGTGCGCCGGGCGCATGCGCTGCGCTGGCAGGTGGCCGCCCGGGGCGTGGGCCGCGACGTGAAGTTCCAGGTCCACCGGTTGGGGCGCCCGATGAAGCTGACCCTGAAGCTGGACGAGATGCCCTCCGAGGAGACGCCCCTGCCCACCGTGGCGAGCACCGCGCCTGGGCGGCACGCGGGGGCCCCTCAGCCGGTGTTGGACGACCTGCTGTCGCCGGTGCCCCGCTCGAAGGGCCGCCGGGCGACTCCGCCCTCCGGGGAAGCAGCCCCCGGGACGGGGGGTTCTGGACAAGACGCCCCCGCGCCCTGA
- a CDS encoding ABC transporter substrate-binding protein produces the protein MKGCVAALLVALLPAAVVAQQPARPRVVAVKSAHLAPYASVIAGFAAEARAEVQEVMLDESAGAAARLFKKLAAQKPALVLALGPLAANAARRSLGEDVPVLFAMVPYYEKYGLDGANVTGISLTSDMGPELEALKAVSPKVKRVGILHDPRFSSGTVTQARAAAASRGMSILPLELEAGGRAEKALDGAVGKVDALLMVADKTVGNAAVVQALIAFAAAHRVPLAALTPSQVKEGATLALSPSPTAIGQQAGRLANRIIHEKVNPGALAVVQPEGLDLSLNLTAARKLGPSSDAVLELLRLAARRDFAVKVYE, from the coding sequence ATGAAGGGCTGCGTCGCCGCGCTCCTCGTCGCGCTGCTGCCGGCGGCGGTCGTGGCGCAGCAGCCCGCCCGTCCCCGCGTGGTGGCGGTGAAGTCCGCCCACTTGGCGCCGTATGCCTCCGTCATCGCCGGCTTCGCGGCGGAGGCCCGGGCCGAGGTGCAGGAGGTCATGCTGGACGAAAGCGCGGGCGCGGCCGCGCGGCTCTTCAAGAAGCTGGCGGCCCAGAAGCCCGCGCTGGTGCTGGCCCTGGGGCCCCTGGCCGCCAACGCCGCACGGCGCTCGCTGGGCGAGGACGTGCCCGTCCTCTTCGCCATGGTGCCCTACTACGAGAAGTACGGCCTGGATGGCGCCAACGTCACCGGTATCTCCCTCACCAGCGACATGGGGCCAGAGCTGGAGGCGCTGAAGGCCGTGTCGCCGAAGGTGAAGCGCGTAGGCATCCTGCATGACCCGCGGTTCTCCTCGGGGACGGTGACGCAGGCCCGCGCGGCGGCGGCCTCGAGGGGCATGTCCATCCTCCCGCTGGAATTGGAGGCGGGGGGCCGGGCGGAGAAGGCGTTGGACGGCGCGGTGGGCAAGGTGGACGCGCTGCTGATGGTGGCGGACAAGACAGTGGGCAACGCGGCGGTCGTCCAGGCGCTCATCGCCTTCGCGGCGGCGCACCGGGTGCCGTTGGCCGCTCTAACGCCCAGCCAGGTGAAGGAAGGGGCCACGTTGGCGCTCTCGCCCAGTCCCACGGCCATCGGCCAGCAGGCCGGGCGGCTGGCCAACCGCATCATCCACGAGAAGGTGAATCCAGGAGCGCTGGCGGTGGTTCAGCCTGAGGGGTTGGACTTGTCTCTCAATCTCACCGCCGCCAGGAAGTTGGGTCCGTCCTCCGACGCCGTGCTGGAACTCCTCCGGCTCGCGGCGCGGCGGGACTTTGCCGTGAAGGTCTACGAGTGA
- a CDS encoding bifunctional serine/threonine-protein kinase/formylglycine-generating enzyme family protein: MLCYRCGSLVPASQDTCPTCGLKHDASARPPAGAARRRGADGAPYKPGDVVAGRYAIQEVVGSGPMGFVFRAQDEEIDVEVALKAVHPRLVQQPEERMQFALSMRVAKKLNHPNLLRVYEEGVDGDRPFITMQLLEGMTLRRMMEQRTARGQLFSLKEVEPLLAQMAAALDAAHRFGPHSDVKPENVIVLPDLLKVTDYGLGLAVPHLPFVQAQKGQRADVYIAPEYVGGGELDTRMDVYSLAAIVGEMLTGLVPEDGVIPGLTMHHPDLPTSIEALYRRALNFNPLARPKTAGEFLTEFSNILARTPAAVVSRARSLPAPPGSSAANTARQAARPPPPVPTGMLPAVQEEDLPPPPGVAAPKPPAPIPDLPPPVDATQPLDAASLAAIMGRGKPAASPAPQHLTEQALPFIAPPVVAAKAAPSAQGSASRPASSPPVPSRAAPARKDSEDASERGAPSEAALSRSTAPTQVDAPAVTDGRSTAAMTLDEAPAVPAGRPAAPTLDAAPAVGRSRSRARDGAQDEASSRSREGGAEDTGSRARGRASEDSGVRTRRRGSEVAESGARSGAKRSEPSEGSSSRAAPRGAVLTKSATRAAKPQRSMWRLVLLVLGCLALGAGGGFLAIKALQKSRGQGTAPVAGPGGAAALAAPVGGCPAGMRLVSGGAFKMGRSDDDALASPDERSVASIQVSSFCVDEYEFPNRAGAMPKVAVAWEEARGMCEREGKRLCTEEEWEKACKGPGNSRFPFGEEQAVGACNTAASPGGLAASGRFERCKSGYAVMDLAGNAAEWTATRVGAQAYALKGGAFDQPDPASRCSARSNGVPTVRSNAVGFRCCASVRQ, encoded by the coding sequence TTGCTCTGCTACCGCTGCGGCAGCCTCGTTCCTGCCTCCCAAGACACCTGCCCCACCTGCGGGCTGAAGCACGATGCCTCGGCGCGTCCTCCCGCCGGGGCTGCTCGCCGGCGCGGCGCGGACGGCGCACCCTACAAGCCAGGGGACGTCGTCGCCGGCCGCTACGCCATCCAGGAAGTGGTGGGCTCCGGGCCCATGGGCTTCGTCTTCCGAGCCCAGGACGAGGAGATTGACGTCGAAGTGGCGCTCAAGGCGGTGCACCCGCGCCTGGTGCAGCAGCCCGAGGAACGCATGCAGTTCGCGCTGTCCATGCGCGTGGCCAAGAAGCTCAATCATCCGAACCTCCTGCGCGTGTACGAGGAGGGCGTGGATGGGGACAGGCCCTTCATCACCATGCAGCTGCTGGAGGGCATGACGCTGCGCCGGATGATGGAGCAGCGCACCGCGCGGGGGCAGCTCTTCTCGCTGAAGGAAGTGGAGCCGCTGCTGGCGCAGATGGCGGCGGCCCTGGACGCGGCGCACCGCTTCGGACCGCACTCCGACGTCAAGCCGGAGAACGTCATCGTCCTGCCGGACCTGCTCAAGGTGACGGACTACGGCCTGGGCCTGGCCGTGCCGCACCTGCCCTTCGTGCAGGCGCAGAAGGGGCAGCGCGCGGACGTCTACATCGCGCCGGAGTACGTGGGCGGGGGCGAGCTGGACACGCGCATGGACGTGTACTCGCTCGCGGCCATCGTGGGGGAGATGCTCACCGGGCTCGTGCCCGAGGACGGCGTCATCCCCGGTCTGACGATGCACCACCCGGACCTGCCGACCTCCATCGAGGCACTGTACCGGCGCGCGCTCAACTTCAACCCGCTGGCCCGTCCGAAGACGGCGGGTGAGTTCCTCACCGAGTTCTCCAACATCCTGGCGCGCACGCCGGCCGCGGTGGTGTCGCGCGCGCGGAGCCTCCCGGCGCCTCCGGGCTCGTCGGCCGCGAACACCGCGAGGCAGGCGGCGAGGCCTCCGCCCCCGGTGCCCACGGGCATGCTCCCGGCCGTGCAGGAGGAGGACCTGCCTCCACCGCCCGGTGTCGCCGCGCCCAAGCCGCCCGCACCCATTCCGGACCTGCCGCCGCCGGTGGATGCCACGCAGCCGCTGGACGCGGCGTCGCTGGCCGCCATCATGGGACGGGGCAAGCCCGCGGCCTCGCCCGCGCCGCAGCACCTGACGGAGCAGGCGCTGCCCTTCATCGCACCACCTGTCGTCGCCGCGAAGGCGGCACCCTCGGCGCAGGGCAGTGCTTCGCGGCCTGCGTCATCTCCCCCCGTGCCCTCGCGCGCCGCGCCAGCGCGGAAGGATTCCGAGGACGCCAGTGAGCGTGGCGCCCCGTCCGAGGCCGCGCTGAGCCGCTCCACCGCGCCCACGCAGGTGGATGCCCCCGCGGTGACGGATGGCCGCTCCACTGCTGCGATGACCCTGGACGAAGCGCCAGCGGTGCCCGCGGGGCGCCCCGCCGCGCCCACGCTGGATGCCGCGCCCGCGGTGGGCCGTTCCCGGTCGCGTGCTCGCGACGGCGCGCAGGACGAGGCGTCGTCTCGTTCGCGAGAAGGCGGCGCCGAGGACACCGGCAGCCGAGCTCGCGGCCGTGCCTCCGAGGACTCAGGTGTTCGCACCCGCCGCCGGGGTTCGGAGGTGGCAGAGTCGGGCGCTCGTTCCGGCGCGAAGCGGAGCGAACCGTCGGAAGGGTCCAGTTCTCGCGCCGCGCCTCGCGGAGCGGTGCTCACCAAGTCCGCCACGCGCGCGGCGAAGCCCCAGCGTTCCATGTGGAGGTTGGTGTTGCTCGTCCTCGGCTGCCTGGCGTTGGGCGCGGGCGGGGGCTTCCTGGCCATCAAGGCGCTGCAGAAGTCCAGAGGGCAGGGGACGGCGCCTGTTGCCGGACCCGGTGGCGCGGCAGCGCTGGCGGCGCCCGTGGGCGGCTGTCCTGCGGGCATGCGACTGGTGAGTGGCGGAGCCTTCAAGATGGGCCGGAGCGACGATGACGCACTGGCCAGCCCGGACGAGCGCTCCGTCGCGAGCATCCAGGTGTCTTCGTTCTGCGTGGATGAGTACGAATTCCCCAACCGGGCTGGCGCGATGCCGAAGGTGGCCGTGGCCTGGGAAGAGGCGCGGGGAATGTGCGAGCGCGAGGGCAAGCGGCTCTGCACGGAAGAGGAATGGGAGAAGGCATGCAAGGGCCCCGGCAACTCGCGGTTCCCCTTCGGCGAGGAGCAGGCCGTGGGCGCGTGCAACACCGCGGCGAGCCCGGGTGGACTGGCGGCCTCCGGGCGCTTCGAGCGCTGCAAGTCGGGCTACGCGGTGATGGACCTGGCGGGCAACGCGGCGGAGTGGACGGCCACCCGCGTCGGCGCCCAAGCATACGCGCTGAAGGGCGGCGCCTTCGACCAGCCGGACCCGGCGTCACGTTGCTCGGCGCGGAGCAACGGCGTGCCCACCGTGCGCTCGAACGCGGTGGGCTTCCGCTGCTGCGCGAGCGTGCGGCAATGA
- a CDS encoding M23 family metallopeptidase codes for MFPRQAKGLLDFCMATLCLWAAYHHTPAGALVRKATAWATGTRSSARPLLAYYDGVSGTSLSPPLMAPDVPLSRALTDAEALAWGTHLALKGAQVRARQPALELAAELGVPAASLLDPQTGPAAARSLHTALSKDFPGEEARLTALFAGRVPARYALERVEAEGGAPTLERLSGQLPPGFEDASVGAAQALALATAFGLAWPVHESARVTSPFGDRFHPVLGRRKMHTGVDLGVPVGTPVVAVADGVVRRASEDAVNGRVLVVDHGRGVTTAYCHNSELLVKVGQRVRRGERVAHSGNTGRSTGPHLHYQLELAARPMDPLKFRTALRPVAKDPAP; via the coding sequence ATGTTCCCGCGCCAGGCGAAAGGACTGCTGGACTTCTGCATGGCGACGCTGTGCTTGTGGGCGGCGTACCACCACACGCCGGCGGGCGCGCTGGTGCGCAAGGCCACGGCATGGGCCACGGGGACGCGCAGCAGCGCGCGGCCCTTGCTCGCGTACTACGACGGCGTCAGTGGCACCTCGCTGTCACCGCCATTGATGGCTCCCGACGTTCCTCTGTCCCGGGCCCTCACGGACGCGGAGGCCCTGGCCTGGGGAACCCACCTGGCGCTCAAGGGTGCCCAGGTGCGAGCCCGCCAGCCCGCGCTGGAGCTGGCCGCGGAGCTGGGCGTCCCCGCCGCGTCGCTGTTGGATCCGCAGACGGGCCCGGCGGCCGCGCGCAGCCTGCACACCGCGCTGTCCAAGGACTTTCCAGGGGAGGAGGCCCGGCTCACGGCGCTCTTCGCGGGCCGCGTCCCCGCGCGCTACGCGCTGGAGCGGGTGGAGGCGGAGGGTGGGGCGCCCACGCTGGAGCGCCTGTCGGGTCAGCTCCCGCCGGGCTTCGAGGACGCGTCCGTGGGCGCCGCGCAGGCCCTGGCGCTGGCCACCGCCTTCGGGCTCGCGTGGCCCGTTCATGAGAGCGCGCGTGTAACGAGTCCCTTCGGCGATCGCTTCCACCCGGTGCTGGGGCGCCGGAAGATGCACACCGGTGTGGACCTGGGCGTGCCGGTGGGGACGCCCGTGGTGGCGGTGGCGGATGGCGTCGTCCGGCGTGCCAGCGAGGACGCCGTGAATGGCCGCGTGCTCGTGGTGGACCACGGGCGGGGCGTCACGACGGCGTACTGTCACAACTCGGAGCTGCTGGTGAAGGTGGGACAGCGCGTGCGCCGGGGAGAACGGGTGGCGCATTCGGGCAACACGGGACGCTCCACCGGTCCCCACCTGCACTACCAGTTGGAGCTGGCGGCGCGGCCCATGGACCCGCTGAAGTTCCGCACCGCCTTGCGGCCCGTGGCGAAGGACCCTGCGCCCTGA
- a CDS encoding RNA methyltransferase produces the protein MRPGEQLTVVLHQTRSTDNLGAVARIMANFGYSRLILSEPVLKSIEGAERLAVKSDFVLRGMEVTSDLGEALKDCVYAVGTTSRTQLKGRTVLTPEEAMQRLAEESVRGRVALVFGGEQRGMSDEDLARCTDVLAIPTSAVQPSMNLAQSSAVLLYLCHRQGLTPTAAVEEAPGAKLGTLGALAKRMRDVMLRAEFLNPQAPQHVLNELEQTLMRARLTQREAELWLTAFKHLERAVTRGAST, from the coding sequence ATGCGGCCAGGGGAGCAGCTTACCGTTGTCCTTCATCAGACGCGTTCAACCGACAACCTCGGAGCCGTGGCCAGAATCATGGCCAACTTCGGGTACTCACGGCTGATTTTGTCCGAACCGGTGCTGAAGTCGATCGAGGGCGCGGAGCGTCTCGCGGTCAAGAGTGACTTCGTCCTACGAGGCATGGAGGTGACGTCCGACCTGGGCGAAGCGCTGAAGGACTGCGTGTACGCGGTGGGCACGACTTCTCGTACCCAGCTCAAGGGACGCACCGTGCTGACGCCGGAGGAGGCCATGCAGCGGCTGGCGGAGGAGAGCGTGCGCGGACGCGTGGCGCTCGTCTTCGGTGGCGAGCAGCGCGGCATGTCCGACGAGGACCTGGCGCGGTGCACGGACGTGCTCGCGATTCCCACGTCGGCGGTGCAGCCGTCCATGAACCTGGCGCAGTCGTCAGCGGTGCTGCTGTACCTCTGTCACCGTCAGGGGCTGACGCCCACGGCCGCGGTGGAGGAGGCGCCAGGCGCGAAGCTGGGCACGCTGGGGGCGCTGGCGAAGCGAATGAGGGACGTCATGCTGCGCGCGGAGTTCCTCAACCCGCAGGCGCCGCAGCATGTGCTGAACGAGCTGGAGCAGACGTTGATGCGTGCGCGGCTGACCCAGCGCGAGGCGGAGCTGTGGCTCACGGCCTTCAAGCACCTGGAGCGCGCGGTGACGCGGGGCGCCTCTACCTGA